From the Desulfofundulus luciae genome, one window contains:
- a CDS encoding sigma-54 interaction domain-containing protein has product MSVTGDQNITSVILNSISDGVFTINSDWRITFFNRAAEEITGVPREEAVGRFCWEVFRASICERECALKHTLETGCPVVNRAVYIVNAYGKKVPISISTGILRDEYQQVIGGVETFRDLSLVEELRRELRGRHTFADIISRNHRMQQIFSLLPDIAESDSTVLIEGPTGSGKELLARAIHNLSPRRDKPLVAVNCAALPDTLLESELFGYEAGAFTDARKSKPGRFARAQGGTLFLDEIGDISPALQVKLLRVLQEKEFEPLGAVRPLKADVRILAATNKDLAALVEKGLFRQDLYYRINVIKITLPPLSERKEDIPLLVEHFIDRLNILRGKAIDGISEEALALLWQHDFPGNVRELENIIEHAFILCKGGLIKPEHLPAYLQAAGDRSCSGKGKTLAEMEARMIYEALVRNQGKRSLAARELGIDKTTLWRKIKRYGIKIPTSDYLNRAE; this is encoded by the coding sequence ATGAGTGTAACAGGTGATCAAAATATTACCTCTGTTATTTTAAACAGCATTAGCGATGGTGTTTTCACAATTAATTCCGATTGGCGCATTACTTTTTTCAACCGGGCTGCGGAGGAAATTACCGGCGTACCCCGGGAAGAAGCCGTCGGGCGTTTTTGCTGGGAAGTTTTTCGGGCCAGTATTTGCGAGAGGGAATGCGCGTTAAAACACACCCTGGAAACCGGTTGCCCGGTAGTAAACAGGGCTGTTTATATTGTCAATGCTTACGGTAAAAAGGTTCCCATAAGCATCAGTACCGGTATACTCAGGGATGAGTACCAGCAGGTGATTGGCGGTGTGGAAACCTTCCGGGATCTCTCCCTGGTGGAGGAATTACGCAGAGAACTGCGTGGGCGGCATACTTTTGCCGATATCATCAGCAGGAACCACCGGATGCAACAAATTTTCTCCCTTCTTCCGGACATAGCGGAAAGTGATAGCACGGTGTTAATTGAAGGGCCGACCGGTTCGGGAAAGGAACTTTTGGCACGAGCCATACACAATTTAAGCCCTCGCAGGGACAAACCCCTGGTGGCCGTAAATTGCGCCGCCCTTCCTGATACCTTGCTGGAATCTGAGCTTTTCGGTTATGAGGCAGGGGCCTTTACTGATGCCAGAAAAAGTAAACCAGGCCGTTTTGCCCGTGCCCAGGGGGGCACCCTTTTTCTTGATGAAATTGGCGATATTTCTCCGGCTCTGCAGGTTAAACTTTTACGGGTTTTACAGGAAAAAGAGTTTGAGCCCCTGGGTGCCGTGCGCCCGTTGAAGGCCGATGTACGGATCCTGGCGGCCACCAATAAAGATCTGGCGGCGCTGGTAGAAAAGGGGTTATTTCGTCAGGATTTGTACTACCGGATCAATGTGATTAAAATTACGCTCCCCCCTTTATCCGAGCGCAAGGAAGATATTCCGTTGCTGGTAGAGCATTTTATCGATAGGTTAAACATCCTGCGGGGTAAAGCCATCGACGGGATTTCTGAAGAGGCCCTGGCCCTGCTATGGCAGCACGACTTTCCAGGTAACGTCAGGGAACTGGAAAACATTATCGAACATGCCTTTATCCTGTGCAAAGGCGGGCTTATAAAGCCGGAGCACCTGCCCGCTTATCTGCAAGCTGCTGGTGACCGTTCTTGTTCCGGGAAAGGCAAAACCTTGGCCGAAATGGAAGCCCGGATGATTTATGAGGCGCTTGTTCGGAACCAGGGAAAACGCAGTCTGGCGGCCAGGG